Proteins from a genomic interval of Candidatus Margulisiibacteriota bacterium:
- a CDS encoding adenine phosphoribosyltransferase: MDLKHYIRDIQDFPKPGIIFKDITTLLKDRKAFNYAIEELKKALNDQDIDAIAGIESRGFIFGSALAFSMGIGFIPVRKFGKLPSTTFDVEYELEYGTDQLSIHTDAIVAGQKIAIIDDVLATGGTARATADLIEKAGGEVSSLGFIMGLSFLKGLEKINKFNVITLINY; the protein is encoded by the coding sequence ATGGACCTCAAGCACTACATAAGAGACATACAGGATTTTCCTAAACCAGGAATTATATTCAAAGATATCACTACACTACTTAAAGATAGAAAAGCTTTTAATTACGCTATCGAAGAACTCAAAAAAGCTCTTAACGATCAGGATATCGATGCCATCGCCGGGATAGAGTCCAGAGGGTTTATATTCGGTTCTGCCTTAGCCTTTTCCATGGGAATCGGCTTCATTCCGGTAAGAAAGTTCGGGAAATTGCCATCAACAACCTTCGACGTAGAATATGAGTTAGAGTACGGCACCGATCAATTGAGCATTCACACTGATGCCATTGTAGCTGGCCAGAAGATTGCCATTATTGACGACGTTCTGGCAACAGGAGGAACTGCACGCGCAACTGCCGACCTCATAGAAAAAGCCGGCGGCGAAGTTTCTTCATTAGGCTTCATCATGGGATTATCTTTTTTAAAAGGCCTGGAAAAAATAAATAAGTTTAATGTGATTACTTTAATTAATTATTAA
- the accB gene encoding acetyl-CoA carboxylase biotin carboxyl carrier protein: protein MDLKEIKNLISIVEKANISSFAIEEDNIKIEIKKETLAAAGHLPQSYTIPMVNYNSATPNATQYQPTSPIENKPQSEVAPDLTLAYIKSPMVGTYYSSPSPEAPMFVKVGERIEKGATICIIEAMKLFNEIESEHSGTVEKILVKNGEPVEYGQPLFAIRLA, encoded by the coding sequence ATGGATTTAAAGGAAATAAAAAATTTAATATCAATAGTTGAGAAAGCTAATATTAGCTCCTTTGCGATCGAAGAGGACAATATTAAAATCGAAATCAAAAAGGAAACATTAGCAGCTGCAGGTCATCTTCCCCAAAGCTATACTATACCGATGGTTAATTACAATTCTGCTACACCTAACGCAACTCAATATCAACCTACTTCGCCTATAGAAAACAAACCACAGTCTGAAGTTGCACCGGACCTCACCCTGGCATACATAAAATCACCGATGGTGGGTACCTATTACTCATCACCAAGCCCTGAAGCTCCAATGTTTGTTAAGGTTGGGGAAAGAATCGAAAAAGGCGCAACCATTTGCATTATCGAAGCAATGAAACTTTTTAACGAGATAGAATCAGAGCATTCCGGAACTGTGGAAAAAATCCTGGTTAAAAACGGGGAACCTGTTGAATACGGGCAACCGCTCTTTGCTATTCGATTGGCCTAA
- the efp gene encoding elongation factor P, with the protein MITSNDLRPGTTFKLPDGIFRVISYNHNKQARGSAVVTTKLRNILTGSTVNKTFRGGEKIEDIKIEMRPMQFLYNEDAKYYFMNQSTYDQLEIPEDIIGEDKYYLKEEMIISIQFFEEKIIGITLPANVELKIEYTEPGVKGDTVSGATKPAKLETGLSVNVPLFVNPGEIIRVDTRTGAYIERVK; encoded by the coding sequence ATGATTACGAGTAACGATCTTAGACCAGGAACTACATTTAAGCTGCCTGACGGCATCTTCCGCGTTATATCGTACAATCATAATAAGCAAGCGAGAGGCAGTGCTGTCGTAACAACAAAATTAAGAAATATTCTTACCGGATCAACGGTCAACAAAACCTTTCGAGGCGGTGAAAAAATAGAAGACATAAAAATCGAAATGAGACCGATGCAATTCTTATATAACGAAGATGCTAAGTATTATTTCATGAACCAGTCAACCTATGACCAGCTGGAAATTCCGGAAGATATTATTGGTGAAGACAAGTATTACTTAAAGGAAGAAATGATCATATCGATCCAGTTCTTCGAAGAAAAAATAATTGGGATCACATTACCGGCCAATGTAGAATTAAAAATAGAATATACTGAACCTGGGGTCAAAGGAGATACAGTCTCCGGAGCTACGAAACCGGCGAAACTTGAAACAGGATTATCAGTTAATGTACCTCTTTTCGTAAATCCCGGAGAAATTATTAGGGTTGATACCCGGACAGGGGCATATATAGAGAGAGTTAAATAG
- the recJ gene encoding single-stranded-DNA-specific exonuclease RecJ, which produces MQKNQTTKWVYLTSAENNSQDISTNLNISSYVTKILLNRNIKTAEEANNFLFPLFDSLPETKIPHVENAAKIVYSAIKENKKFVVYGDYDVDGITGTTLLTDALRNFNVQTEFYIPHRYTEGYGLNCDAVRSFAGQGFDFIITVDCGISNVKEIKLARQLGLDVIVIDHHTPPPELPEASAIVNPKLNPSHLPYYHLSGVGVAYKFIEMLFQTAQIDRSKIPSYYLELVALGTITDIVPLLKENRTLTYYGLSKLNQTQNIGINNLKKIASLKKKVNTYAVGFILGPRLNAAGRLEHASLGVKLLLTKNETEAWQLSNHLHSINETRKSTGKLIKETIIEILTTSYDLVHQKSIVIAREAWHPGIIGVVSSQIASQFCRPTVLIAINEGKGRGSVRSVANIDIFTPLSKCSHLFTAFGGHKEAAGFEILTENIPAFEVQFKQIIDELVSFEDLQPVIKIDLDLKPKDITLKLAKEIMLLEPFGQSNPEPVFCTKDMYPIDFRTVGDGSHLHITFSDGMKLFTAIGFGMSSEIDKLQTGSVDIVYHLKINEWNKNTSVQLQLIDIQKSD; this is translated from the coding sequence ATGCAAAAAAATCAAACAACTAAATGGGTTTATTTAACTTCTGCTGAAAATAACAGCCAAGACATCTCGACTAATTTAAATATATCTTCCTATGTCACAAAAATTTTATTGAATAGAAACATCAAAACAGCTGAGGAAGCAAACAACTTCCTCTTTCCGCTCTTTGACTCGTTGCCTGAAACAAAAATCCCTCATGTTGAAAATGCTGCAAAAATAGTTTATTCAGCAATTAAAGAAAACAAAAAATTCGTAGTTTACGGCGATTACGATGTTGACGGCATCACCGGGACAACACTCCTCACGGATGCCCTCAGAAATTTTAACGTGCAAACGGAATTTTACATACCTCACCGGTATACGGAAGGATATGGGCTCAATTGTGACGCGGTCCGGTCTTTTGCCGGACAAGGATTCGATTTTATCATAACTGTCGACTGCGGCATAAGTAATGTAAAAGAAATAAAACTAGCCCGCCAACTTGGATTAGACGTTATTGTCATAGATCACCACACTCCTCCGCCGGAGCTTCCGGAAGCAAGCGCAATCGTAAACCCGAAACTTAACCCTTCACACTTGCCATATTACCATTTATCTGGTGTCGGAGTTGCCTACAAGTTTATCGAAATGCTCTTCCAGACTGCACAGATAGACCGATCGAAAATCCCATCTTATTATCTTGAGCTTGTCGCACTTGGGACAATTACGGATATCGTCCCGCTCTTAAAAGAAAATCGAACACTGACCTACTACGGATTAAGCAAGTTAAACCAAACCCAAAACATAGGAATAAATAACCTAAAAAAAATTGCTTCTCTCAAAAAAAAGGTAAATACCTACGCTGTCGGGTTCATCCTCGGGCCACGATTAAATGCTGCGGGGAGACTTGAACACGCATCCCTCGGAGTTAAGCTCCTGCTCACTAAAAATGAAACTGAAGCCTGGCAACTGTCAAACCATCTGCATTCTATAAATGAAACTCGAAAATCGACGGGGAAACTGATTAAAGAAACAATCATAGAAATTCTCACAACCAGCTATGATCTGGTTCACCAGAAAAGTATTGTTATTGCACGTGAAGCCTGGCATCCGGGAATTATTGGGGTTGTATCGAGCCAGATAGCATCACAGTTTTGCCGGCCTACTGTTTTGATTGCAATTAATGAAGGAAAAGGAAGAGGTTCCGTTAGAAGTGTCGCTAATATTGACATATTTACCCCGCTCTCAAAATGCAGTCATCTCTTCACAGCATTCGGAGGACACAAAGAAGCTGCAGGTTTTGAAATATTAACGGAAAACATCCCGGCATTCGAGGTCCAATTCAAGCAAATCATTGATGAACTCGTATCATTCGAAGATCTTCAACCAGTAATAAAAATTGATCTTGATCTTAAACCAAAAGACATTACCTTAAAATTAGCCAAGGAGATCATGCTCCTTGAACCCTTCGGGCAATCAAATCCGGAACCTGTATTTTGCACCAAAGACATGTACCCGATTGACTTCAGGACGGTTGGAGACGGATCACACCTGCATATTACTTTTTCCGATGGAATGAAGCTTTTCACCGCTATCGGCTTTGGAATGAGTTCGGAAATTGATAAATTGCAAACTGGATCAGTTGATATTGTTTACCACTTAAAAATCAACGAATGGAATAAGAACACCTCTGTTCAGCTACAACTCATTGATATACAAAAAAGTGATTAA